The following proteins come from a genomic window of Macrobrachium nipponense isolate FS-2020 chromosome 32, ASM1510439v2, whole genome shotgun sequence:
- the LOC135207424 gene encoding filamin A-interacting protein 1-like — MNIRLLDEIEERSCTEEFLDEIYADLAKELAEEKSRAKELIKAREEDQAKLREAENANEEFVSRNLFLSKENYDCHKVIIQTNKEVDDLKEELNRNGTEFARNAEVIQELLNQVKDNEVYCSFLEEKVKDHEAERKRLKQLASEREENRQHLLQEINILRARNCDLQNSLEKESRNNIDMERKVEMLEDQNKYFERDLAQKDTQIVTSMEMLNVERRKNEILAEEVQVMKSWIAQLAGEKEKLKDTFVEKDLEISSAVRNMEKEREKNQLLAEEIQALKKWIAELAGENQNLKDRLTEKELEENEVEKLSEELKVTKEEMRELESTLKQVEERLKEAEESLTEEQTLEQENEGVDDSNKVQEEEAEITDNRGYSQEDNDEVDQENEDSHKNNKEKNNELITKNGLEKNGTKPPGQEDSSRRSVVHSMTLQTHCEKLHSIMLPVAFQELLLKDENGLTFVKYKNKVLLNFMHHDKNHVRAVLSRCPKSTAEEVLVDLQKLVLRILTNN, encoded by the coding sequence ATGAACATCAGACTCTTGGATGAAATTGAAGAAAGGAGTTGCACGGAGGAATTTCTAGACGAAATATATGCAGACTTGGCGAAGGAGTTGGCGGAAGAGAAATCTCGCGCGAAAGAACTTATCAAAGCTCGTGAGGAAGATCAGGCGAAGCTGAGGGAAGCCGAGAACGCAAATGAAGAGTTTGTTTCTCGTAATCTTTTCCTCAGCAAGGAAAACTACGACTGTCATAAGGTGATAATCCAGACAAATAAGGAGGTAGATGATCTGAAGGAAGAACTCAATCGCAACGGCACAGAATTTGCAAGGAACGCAGAAGTAATCCAAGAACTGCTGAATCAAGTCAAAGACAACGAAGTATACTGCAGTTTTCTCGAAGAAAAGGTAAAGGATCACGAGGCAGAAAGAAAGAGATTGAAGCAGCTGGCCTCAGAACGCGAAGAAAATCGACAACATTTgctacaagaaataaatattcttcGAGCCAGAAATTGTGATCTTCAGAACAGTCTGGAAAAGGAGTCCCGAAATAATATAGATATGGAAAGGAAAGTAGAAATGCTTGAAGATCAAAATAAATACTTCGAACGGGATTTGGCTCAGAAGGACACTCAAATTGTCACGTCCATGGAAATGCTGAACGTTGAAAGGAGGAAGAATGAAATCCTGGCTGAAGAAGTCCAGGTGATGAAAAGTTGGATCGCTCAACTAGCTGGtgaaaaggaaaaactgaaagaTACATTCGTCGAAAAGGACTTAGAAATTAGCTCAGCGGTCCGAAatatggaaaaagagagagaaaagaatcagCTTCTGGCTGAAGAAATCCAAGCACTGAAAAAATGGATCGCTGAGTTAGCAGGCGAGAACCAAAATCTCAAAGACAGATTGACAGAAAAGGAACTGGAAGAGAATGAGGTGGAGAAACTTTCAGAAGAGctgaaagtgacaaaagaagagatgagagaattGGAAAGTACCTTGAAACAGGTAGAGGAGCGACTTAAGGAGGCAGAAGAAAGCCTTACGGAGGAGCAGACGCTGGAACAGGAGAACGAAGGAGTAGACGATTCGAATAAAGTTCAAGAAGAGGAGGCGGAAATCACGGACAATAGAGGATACTCTCAGGAGGATAACGATGAAGTagatcaagagaatgaagacagtcacaaaaataataaagagaaaaataatgaactGATCACGAAAAATGGCCTCGAAAAGAACGGGACAAAACCTCCGGGCCAAGAGGACAGCAGCAGGAGGTCCGTCGTTCACTCCATGACCCTTCAAACGCATTGTGAGAAGCTGCATAGCATCATGTTACCTGTAGCATTTCAGGAGCTCCTCCTGAAAGACGAAAACGGCCTCACCTTCGTCAAGTATAAGAACAAAGTCCTCCTCAACTTCATGCATCACGATAAGAACCATGTACGTGCTGTGCTCAGCAGATGTCCCAAATCTACAGCGGAAGAAGTTCTAGTCGATCTCCAAAAATTGGTTTTGAGGATTCTCACAAATAATTAG